The Desulfitobacterium chlororespirans DSM 11544 genome contains a region encoding:
- a CDS encoding methyl-accepting chemotaxis protein, with protein sequence MKIHSLSGKISVLMAGCVAIFIIAVYFIISLTVESVINQNIEDEVRGKALVLSEELQNRQQRALKATELLTRSPGLIESIRTGNRQGALAIGQQALRILELDFLVVTDQEGKVFVRTHEPEKYGDSIIDQVNIQKALQGEASVGIEEGTSVNYSIRAGTPLQDEEGRIYGAVSLGYALSGNDYVDAQKKIFNCDVTVFLGDERIATTIMGKNGTRLIGTKMEDQRIIDTVLKQGKAYYGSTTINGSKYFVGYTPLTDVTGKVSGMLFLGQSYNVAAMLSQKLIMNQAVFMAVLGVFMGFCVVFMFRIMILRKIKAITAMLKDIAEGEGNLTKRVVISAQDEIGEMSDYFNLFIENIHQVVKGIIAETNKVNTAILASHQNIAVLTGELENAAATVQELSAGMEETASSTEEITAISTEIASAVEVVAIKAQEGASSAHEISKKAVSLKDSAFELQAEADQTRSAIKKTMDAALAKTTEVAKIKSLSEVILQIAVQTNLLALNAAIESARAGEAGKGFSVVSEEIRKLAENSQNTVKEIQDTLGVIFEVVENLADTSRQMLEYIDTKVVENYKESVLVGENYDHDAQTIDGWAAELSATSQELLASIKTVADGIAEIARATESGSEGTAHVADRVVMLKDRANEIKTETDIVKDSADNLQALVRKFKI encoded by the coding sequence ATGAAAATCCATAGTTTGTCGGGGAAAATATCGGTGTTAATGGCGGGATGTGTGGCGATTTTTATTATAGCGGTTTACTTTATTATTTCCTTAACAGTGGAAAGTGTTATTAACCAAAATATTGAGGATGAGGTAAGGGGCAAGGCCCTTGTTTTAAGCGAAGAACTCCAGAATAGGCAGCAAAGGGCTTTAAAGGCCACGGAATTATTGACAAGATCCCCCGGGCTGATCGAGTCGATCCGAACCGGGAACCGCCAAGGGGCGCTGGCCATCGGTCAGCAGGCGTTAAGAATATTGGAGCTTGATTTTTTGGTGGTTACCGACCAAGAAGGAAAAGTATTTGTGCGGACCCATGAGCCGGAAAAATACGGGGACAGTATTATTGACCAGGTCAATATCCAGAAGGCCCTGCAAGGGGAAGCCTCTGTCGGCATTGAAGAAGGGACGTCGGTAAACTATTCGATCCGGGCCGGTACGCCTCTGCAGGATGAGGAGGGCCGTATTTACGGTGCCGTATCCCTGGGATATGCTCTTTCAGGAAATGACTATGTGGATGCACAAAAGAAAATCTTCAATTGTGATGTGACGGTGTTTTTAGGCGATGAGAGAATTGCGACGACGATTATGGGCAAAAACGGCACTCGTCTCATCGGCACCAAAATGGAAGATCAGAGGATTATCGATACCGTTTTGAAGCAAGGAAAAGCTTATTATGGCTCAACGACCATTAACGGTTCAAAGTATTTTGTTGGTTATACACCGCTTACTGATGTTACAGGAAAAGTCAGCGGGATGCTTTTTCTTGGACAAAGCTATAATGTGGCCGCGATGCTGAGCCAAAAGCTGATCATGAATCAGGCGGTTTTTATGGCCGTTTTGGGAGTCTTCATGGGTTTTTGCGTGGTGTTTATGTTTCGGATTATGATCCTTCGTAAGATTAAGGCCATCACGGCCATGCTTAAAGACATCGCTGAGGGAGAAGGCAATTTGACCAAACGGGTGGTGATCTCAGCTCAAGATGAAATCGGGGAGATGTCCGATTACTTTAATTTATTTATAGAAAATATACATCAAGTGGTTAAAGGAATCATTGCGGAAACGAATAAGGTGAATACGGCGATCCTAGCCTCCCATCAAAATATAGCGGTTCTCACAGGTGAGCTGGAAAACGCGGCGGCAACCGTGCAGGAATTGTCAGCCGGAATGGAGGAAACTGCCTCCTCTACGGAAGAAATAACCGCAATTTCCACTGAAATTGCCAGCGCGGTGGAAGTCGTAGCCATAAAAGCTCAGGAAGGAGCCTCATCCGCTCATGAAATCAGCAAAAAAGCGGTCTCCTTAAAGGACAGCGCTTTCGAGCTGCAGGCCGAGGCGGATCAGACTCGTTCAGCTATCAAGAAAACAATGGATGCGGCCCTGGCAAAAACTACGGAAGTGGCCAAAATTAAAAGTTTATCCGAGGTTATTTTGCAGATAGCGGTGCAAACCAACCTATTGGCTTTAAATGCGGCTATTGAATCAGCCAGGGCCGGCGAAGCCGGGAAGGGTTTTTCGGTGGTTTCGGAAGAGATACGAAAATTAGCGGAAAACTCCCAGAATACGGTGAAAGAGATTCAAGATACATTAGGAGTTATTTTTGAAGTAGTGGAGAACCTGGCGGATACCTCCAGGCAGATGCTGGAATACATTGACACCAAAGTGGTTGAAAACTATAAGGAATCCGTCCTTGTGGGGGAAAACTACGATCATGACGCCCAAACCATTGATGGGTGGGCCGCGGAACTAAGCGCCACTTCCCAGGAGCTTCTTGCTTCAATCAAAACGGTAGCGGATGGGATTGCCGAGATAGCAAGAGCCACGGAATCCGGGTCAGAAGGAACGGCTCATGTCGCCGATCGAGTGGTCATGCTCAAAGATAGGGCGAATGAAATCAAAACGGAGACGGATATCGTTAAAGACAGTGCGGATAATCTGCAGGCTTTAGTAAGGAAATTTAAAATATAA
- a CDS encoding ATP-binding protein, with amino-acid sequence MNNSKMQKSFFAVMLLIMTASIAVPLFRLSLSDLPKAVKGTLDLRDYDGVRDKTVTLSGEWEFYFGQLLTPEDFKNQEPSGKTIQNVPASWGSYQIEEERLSPQGSATYRLRILLPAEGGNFGIKITCISASARIFANGQQILECGSPGNSPETTVHKYYADTGYFQTDDGEVEILVQAADFSYVNSGILYEIHFGDQKSIAALRMYDSFLDISLISGMSFLALYFFGLGLQRKRSAEVLFFALYCLVSSLQASVRSEALLNYALPALSYNTSLKILIISYTLCLYALIKFLYHAQEGGSSRRANLTIDGITLFFVLLDWFTDFYLWGYTYTVALAGQIYVLFLLISLLAKDTRGGSEGRYYLFSAVVSSLIHLLTILANFILLWESNLFLPVFQPIFVLSLALYMSEKYENSFKTIEKLSDRLVVLDKLKDDFLAKTSHELKTPLNGIINISQSLLDGAGGSLSRAQAEDISLITSIGKRLSTLVYDILDYSKLKVMDIQLHIVCLDVHQVAESTVDIFRYLIKGRPITLENKIPPNQHLILADENRLKQIFSNLLDNSLKYTELGSISLSCRQDGGFLWIQVSDTGIGIPADKFKDIFAPYEQLGEQSTNQSGIGLGLTITQQLIELHGGQIFARSEPGQGTSFTFSIPLAKDNKPQKALPGDYAGYDASESLSTEALPQTVHVGGEFSILVVDDEFSNLKALMNILTLSQYNVTVAINGEAALHLLKGAFHYDLCILDVMMPGISGYEVCRKIRETYSPLELPVLLLTAKALPEDMEAGFRAGANDFIEKPFEVRELKCRVSTLVQLKNSMDLLLKKETAFLQAQIRPHFLFNALNTIYSFCYTNPAKAGELLAELGVFLRNSFDFSSTAALITIEKELRLVKAYVAIEEARFGSQLEVEYAIDPSVLNFCILPLMIQPIVENSIRHGLLKRSQGGKVTLSLTHSEDCIQVEVVDNGVGIPASVLKDLIHSKSEGRGVGLTNISRRLLRFYGTTLTIFSVEDRGTTVSFRIPAKT; translated from the coding sequence ATGAACAATAGCAAAATGCAAAAGTCCTTTTTTGCCGTCATGTTGCTGATCATGACTGCCAGTATTGCAGTGCCACTCTTCCGCCTCTCCCTGTCCGATCTCCCCAAAGCCGTAAAGGGCACCCTGGATCTAAGAGATTATGACGGGGTTCGAGACAAAACTGTAACATTGAGCGGCGAATGGGAATTTTATTTCGGACAGCTTCTGACTCCCGAAGACTTTAAAAACCAGGAACCCTCAGGCAAAACCATTCAAAATGTGCCCGCCAGTTGGGGTTCTTATCAAATAGAAGAGGAACGTTTATCCCCTCAGGGAAGCGCCACCTATCGCCTGAGAATCCTGCTTCCTGCTGAGGGAGGAAACTTCGGGATTAAAATCACCTGCATATCCGCCTCCGCCAGAATATTTGCCAATGGTCAGCAAATTCTGGAATGCGGCAGCCCTGGAAACTCACCTGAAACCACTGTCCACAAATATTATGCAGATACCGGCTACTTCCAAACAGATGACGGTGAGGTAGAAATCCTTGTTCAAGCGGCTGATTTTTCTTATGTCAACAGCGGCATCCTTTATGAAATTCACTTTGGCGATCAAAAATCTATTGCCGCCTTGCGGATGTATGACTCTTTCCTTGATATATCCCTCATATCCGGTATGTCTTTTTTGGCCCTTTACTTCTTTGGTTTAGGTCTGCAAAGAAAGCGAAGCGCCGAGGTACTGTTTTTTGCCCTTTATTGCTTGGTTTCATCACTTCAAGCTTCTGTTCGTTCAGAAGCACTATTAAATTATGCGCTCCCGGCTTTATCCTATAATACTTCCTTAAAAATTCTGATCATTTCCTATACTTTATGTCTTTATGCCCTGATCAAGTTTCTCTATCATGCCCAAGAAGGCGGTTCTTCCCGCCGGGCTAACCTGACTATCGATGGTATAACCTTATTTTTTGTCTTGCTGGATTGGTTCACCGATTTTTACTTATGGGGATATACCTATACGGTTGCTCTGGCCGGTCAAATTTATGTACTTTTTTTACTTATTTCCCTTCTCGCCAAAGACACCAGGGGTGGCAGTGAGGGCCGTTATTATCTTTTCTCCGCTGTCGTAAGCTCCCTGATTCACTTACTGACCATCCTCGCTAATTTTATTCTGCTCTGGGAATCCAATCTGTTCCTTCCCGTTTTTCAGCCGATTTTTGTTTTGTCTTTAGCCCTATACATGTCCGAAAAGTATGAGAACTCCTTCAAAACCATTGAAAAACTCAGTGACCGGCTGGTGGTTTTAGATAAATTAAAAGATGATTTCCTTGCTAAGACCTCCCATGAGCTGAAAACGCCCTTAAATGGCATCATCAATATTTCCCAGTCCCTTCTGGATGGCGCGGGAGGCAGCTTAAGCCGGGCCCAAGCCGAAGATATCAGCTTGATCACCAGCATCGGCAAACGGCTCTCCACCCTGGTTTATGATATTCTGGATTATTCTAAATTAAAGGTTATGGATATTCAATTGCATATTGTTTGTCTGGACGTGCACCAGGTTGCCGAATCGACGGTGGATATTTTCCGTTATTTGATCAAAGGAAGACCCATAACCCTTGAAAATAAAATACCGCCCAATCAGCATTTGATTTTGGCGGATGAGAACCGGTTAAAGCAGATCTTCTCCAATTTGCTGGATAACAGCCTTAAATACACAGAGCTGGGGAGCATTTCCCTCAGCTGCCGGCAGGATGGAGGATTCCTATGGATCCAGGTCAGTGATACAGGCATCGGCATCCCCGCCGACAAGTTCAAAGATATTTTCGCCCCCTATGAACAACTGGGGGAACAATCGACCAACCAAAGCGGAATCGGGCTGGGGCTGACCATAACTCAACAGCTGATTGAACTGCATGGGGGACAGATCTTTGCCCGTTCCGAGCCTGGTCAGGGAACCTCCTTCACCTTCTCAATACCTCTTGCCAAAGACAATAAGCCCCAGAAAGCATTACCGGGGGACTATGCAGGATATGACGCGTCTGAATCCTTATCCACTGAAGCTCTTCCCCAGACAGTTCATGTGGGAGGAGAATTCTCCATTCTTGTGGTTGACGATGAATTCTCCAATCTAAAGGCTCTGATGAATATCCTGACCCTCAGTCAATACAATGTGACCGTGGCGATCAATGGGGAAGCGGCGCTGCATCTCCTTAAAGGAGCCTTTCACTACGATCTCTGCATTCTTGATGTGATGATGCCGGGTATCAGTGGCTATGAAGTTTGCCGGAAAATCAGGGAAACCTATTCTCCCCTGGAGCTGCCGGTCCTGCTGCTTACTGCCAAGGCCTTACCTGAGGATATGGAGGCAGGCTTCAGGGCGGGGGCCAACGATTTTATCGAAAAACCTTTTGAAGTCAGGGAGCTCAAGTGCCGGGTCAGCACTCTTGTCCAATTGAAAAACTCCATGGATCTGCTGCTGAAAAAAGAAACCGCTTTTCTGCAGGCCCAAATCAGACCTCATTTTCTATTTAATGCTCTGAATACCATCTACTCTTTTTGTTATACCAATCCCGCCAAGGCCGGGGAGCTGCTTGCCGAATTGGGAGTTTTTCTAAGGAACAGCTTTGATTTCTCCAGTACAGCTGCCCTGATTACCATCGAAAAGGAACTTAGACTGGTCAAAGCCTATGTAGCTATTGAAGAAGCCAGGTTCGGCAGTCAACTTGAAGTGGAGTACGCCATTGATCCCTCTGTATTAAATTTCTGTATTCTTCCCCTCATGATCCAGCCCATCGTTGAAAATTCAATCCGGCATGGCTTGCTGAAGAGAAGCCAGGGCGGAAAGGTCACTCTGTCTCTGACACACTCTGAAGACTGTATTCAGGTAGAAGTCGTGGATAACGGTGTCGGTATCCCTGCTTCCGTCCTGAAGGATTTGATCCATTCAAAATCCGAAGGCCGGGGAGTTGGTTTGACCAATATCAGCCGCAGGTTGTTGCGATTCTATGGGACCACTTTAACTATCTTCAGCGTGGAAGACCGCGGGACAACCGTTTCTTTCCGTATCCCGGCCAAAACCTGA
- a CDS encoding response regulator → MLKAIIVDNEEPATQILQMLLEKTGQITVVGNFLRAADALSSLKATKPDVAFLDIEIPDTSGLELANHILAMDSDVEIIFVTAYDHYALHAFRVNALDYLLKPLLPEDVERAVRRLIKRKGLAKDFAPESPLGANIHYFGKFTVYGPASKKPVKWRTSKAEELFAYLVQNLEKEVPKWRICEALWPEYDTEKVDIQLHTTVYKLKKVLASANIPFDLSFSNGCYWLSLPQAVIDKVEFDAHIASSVPVNQSTIARCEQALSLYTGDYLEENGYLWSLALKAEYGQKFYKLASSVVKFYMTQGDYVRAEKTLSSILERCPLDETVHEMLLTCYFTQKDRTAFITHYHTVWELFQTELGIEPGMSIQTLYHRLLKKMD, encoded by the coding sequence ATGCTAAAAGCCATTATCGTGGATAATGAAGAACCGGCGACTCAGATTCTGCAGATGCTTCTGGAAAAAACCGGTCAAATCACGGTTGTCGGCAATTTTCTCAGGGCGGCAGACGCTTTATCCAGTCTAAAGGCAACCAAACCGGATGTTGCTTTCCTGGATATTGAAATACCTGACACAAGCGGTCTGGAGCTAGCCAATCATATCCTGGCTATGGACAGCGATGTGGAAATCATCTTTGTGACCGCCTATGATCACTATGCTTTGCACGCCTTCCGGGTCAATGCTTTAGACTATTTATTAAAGCCCCTCCTCCCGGAAGATGTGGAGAGAGCCGTCAGACGCCTTATCAAAAGAAAAGGCTTAGCCAAGGATTTCGCCCCCGAATCTCCTCTGGGAGCCAATATTCATTATTTCGGAAAATTTACAGTGTACGGCCCCGCCAGCAAGAAACCAGTGAAATGGCGGACATCCAAGGCCGAAGAACTTTTTGCCTATCTGGTGCAAAATCTGGAAAAGGAAGTTCCCAAGTGGCGAATCTGCGAAGCTCTCTGGCCGGAATATGATACCGAAAAAGTGGATATTCAACTCCATACTACCGTGTACAAACTAAAAAAAGTATTAGCTTCGGCCAATATCCCTTTCGATTTAAGCTTTAGCAACGGTTGCTATTGGCTGAGCCTTCCCCAAGCAGTCATTGATAAGGTCGAGTTTGATGCCCATATCGCTTCCTCCGTCCCTGTAAATCAAAGCACCATTGCCAGATGCGAACAGGCCCTTTCTCTTTATACCGGGGATTACTTGGAGGAAAACGGCTATCTGTGGTCTTTGGCTCTAAAAGCCGAGTATGGGCAGAAATTTTACAAGCTGGCCTCTTCCGTTGTAAAATTCTATATGACCCAAGGCGATTATGTCAGAGCAGAGAAGACTCTGAGCAGCATTTTAGAACGCTGCCCTTTAGATGAAACTGTACATGAAATGCTCTTAACCTGCTATTTTACCCAAAAGGACCGGACCGCCTTTATCACCCACTATCATACTGTATGGGAGCTTTTCCAAACCGAATTGGGAATTGAGCCCGGAATGTCCATACAGACCCTGTATCACCGTCTTCTCAAGAAAATGGATTAA
- the rplL gene encoding 50S ribosomal protein L7/L12 — protein MSKTAEILEAVKGLTVLELAELVKAFEEEFGVSAAAPVAVAAAPGAAAAPVAEEQTEFDVVLMNAGAGKINVIKVVREITGLGLKEAKELVDSAPKAVKEKVSKDDAEAIKAKLVEAGATVEVK, from the coding sequence ATGTCTAAAACTGCTGAAATTCTCGAAGCCGTAAAAGGCTTAACCGTTCTCGAGCTTGCTGAGCTCGTCAAAGCTTTCGAAGAAGAATTTGGTGTTAGCGCTGCTGCTCCTGTTGCTGTAGCTGCTGCTCCTGGCGCTGCTGCTGCTCCTGTCGCTGAAGAGCAAACCGAATTCGATGTTGTTCTTATGAACGCTGGTGCCGGAAAAATCAACGTCATCAAAGTTGTTCGCGAAATCACCGGTCTTGGCCTGAAAGAAGCTAAAGAACTGGTTGACAGCGCTCCTAAGGCTGTTAAAGAAAAAGTCAGCAAAGATGATGCTGAAGCTATCAAAGCTAAGCTCGTTGAAGCTGGTGCAACTGTCGAAGTTAAATAA
- the rplJ gene encoding 50S ribosomal protein L10, whose amino-acid sequence MPNIEEKAQVVAEIKERFQNSTGVVLADYRGLTVAQVTQLRAQLRQAGVEYHVLKNTMVRRAAHEVGIEGLDGYLEGPTAVAFSADPVAGAKVLADFAKTSKTFAIKAGVVEGKVVDEAGVKALAELPSREVLLAQVLRGMQAPLVGMANVLQGPIRKMGYALEEVRKLKEAQA is encoded by the coding sequence GTGCCAAATATTGAAGAAAAAGCACAAGTGGTTGCGGAGATTAAGGAGCGATTCCAAAACTCCACAGGGGTCGTACTGGCTGATTATCGCGGCCTGACCGTTGCTCAAGTAACTCAACTGCGTGCTCAACTGCGTCAAGCCGGTGTCGAATACCATGTATTGAAAAATACCATGGTTCGCCGGGCAGCTCATGAAGTCGGTATCGAAGGTTTGGATGGATATCTGGAAGGACCTACAGCCGTTGCTTTCAGTGCTGATCCAGTGGCTGGAGCTAAAGTATTAGCTGATTTTGCTAAGACCTCGAAGACCTTTGCTATCAAAGCAGGCGTGGTTGAAGGGAAAGTTGTTGACGAAGCAGGAGTTAAAGCCCTTGCGGAACTTCCTTCTCGCGAAGTTCTCCTTGCTCAAGTCCTGCGAGGAATGCAAGCACCCCTCGTCGGCATGGCCAACGTACTTCAAGGACCAATCCGCAAAATGGGTTATGCCTTGGAAGAAGTGCGTAAGCTTAAAGAAGCTCAGGCGTAA
- the rplA gene encoding 50S ribosomal protein L1 translates to MAKVGKNYQEAVKAFDRAALHEPMEALVVVKKIAKAKFDETVEVAFKLGIDTRHADQQIRGALVLPHGTGKTRSVLVFAKGDKAKEAEAAGADFVGAEDMIAKIEQGWFGFDVVVATPDMMGMVGKLGRVLGPKGLMPNPKTGTVTFDVAKAVKEIKAGKIEYRADKAGIIHAPIGKVSFSEEQLYQNYKVLVETLVKAKPAAAKGQYIRSVTVSSTMGPGVRINPVKAN, encoded by the coding sequence ATGGCCAAAGTAGGTAAAAACTATCAAGAAGCGGTTAAAGCTTTTGACCGTGCTGCTCTTCATGAGCCTATGGAAGCTTTAGTAGTCGTTAAGAAGATCGCTAAAGCAAAGTTTGACGAAACTGTTGAAGTAGCATTCAAGCTCGGCATCGATACCCGTCATGCGGACCAACAAATCCGTGGAGCCCTTGTGCTTCCTCACGGAACCGGTAAAACCCGCAGTGTGTTAGTATTCGCTAAAGGCGATAAAGCTAAAGAAGCTGAGGCTGCCGGTGCAGATTTTGTTGGTGCGGAAGACATGATTGCGAAAATCGAGCAAGGTTGGTTTGGTTTCGATGTGGTTGTTGCTACACCGGATATGATGGGTATGGTCGGTAAACTGGGTCGTGTGCTTGGTCCTAAAGGACTTATGCCAAACCCCAAGACCGGTACCGTTACCTTTGATGTAGCCAAAGCTGTCAAAGAGATCAAAGCCGGTAAGATTGAATATCGTGCTGACAAAGCCGGTATCATTCATGCCCCCATCGGCAAAGTTTCCTTTAGCGAAGAACAACTCTATCAGAACTATAAGGTTCTGGTTGAGACCTTAGTTAAAGCGAAGCCGGCTGCTGCTAAGGGTCAGTATATCCGCAGCGTCACAGTGTCCTCTACTATGGGACCTGGAGTACGGATTAACCCGGTCAAAGCCAATTAA
- the rplK gene encoding 50S ribosomal protein L11, protein MAKKVVGLVKLAINAGKANPAPPVGPALGQHGVNIMAFCKEYNERTKDQAGLIIPVEITVYEDRSFTFITKTPPASILLKKAANINSGSSEPNRKKVAQVSKTKVREIAETKMKDLNAASVEAAMSMVEGTARSMGITIVEG, encoded by the coding sequence ATGGCAAAGAAAGTCGTTGGTTTGGTTAAATTAGCTATCAACGCAGGTAAAGCAAATCCGGCACCTCCGGTTGGTCCGGCTCTTGGTCAGCACGGGGTCAATATCATGGCCTTCTGCAAAGAATACAACGAGCGTACAAAGGATCAAGCGGGATTGATTATTCCGGTTGAAATTACCGTTTATGAGGACCGTTCCTTTACCTTTATTACCAAAACTCCGCCGGCATCTATTCTATTGAAAAAAGCTGCGAACATTAATTCAGGTTCTTCAGAGCCTAACCGTAAAAAGGTGGCTCAGGTGAGCAAAACTAAAGTTCGTGAGATTGCTGAAACCAAGATGAAAGACCTCAATGCAGCAAGCGTTGAAGCGGCTATGAGTATGGTTGAAGGTACTGCGCGCAGTATGGGAATCACCATCGTCGAAGGTTAA
- the nusG gene encoding transcription termination/antitermination protein NusG, producing MTKNWYVIHTYSGYENKVKTNLEKRVESMNMEDKIFRVLVPMEDEIEIKNGKKKIAKRKVFPGYVLVEMDMTDDSWYVVRNTPGVTGFVGTGAKPIPLLDHEVQAILKQMGVEEVRTRVDYTVGQNVRVISGPFKDFIASVREILEDKGKLRVSVSMFGRETPVELDFAQVEKVD from the coding sequence ATGACTAAGAACTGGTATGTTATTCACACTTATTCCGGCTATGAGAATAAGGTGAAGACCAATCTTGAAAAGCGCGTAGAGTCCATGAATATGGAGGATAAAATCTTTCGTGTTCTTGTTCCCATGGAAGATGAGATTGAAATCAAAAATGGGAAGAAGAAGATCGCCAAGCGTAAAGTTTTCCCGGGCTATGTTCTGGTGGAAATGGATATGACGGACGATTCATGGTATGTGGTGCGCAATACTCCGGGTGTGACAGGTTTCGTCGGCACCGGAGCTAAGCCCATTCCCTTGCTGGATCATGAAGTACAAGCTATTCTAAAGCAAATGGGTGTGGAAGAAGTCCGTACACGTGTGGATTATACCGTGGGTCAAAACGTACGTGTAATATCAGGTCCTTTTAAGGATTTCATCGCTTCTGTTCGGGAAATCCTTGAAGATAAAGGGAAGCTGCGGGTATCTGTGTCCATGTTTGGACGGGAGACTCCGGTGGAACTTGATTTTGCTCAGGTCGAGAAAGTCGACTAG
- the secE gene encoding preprotein translocase subunit SecE, whose product MGAVKKQTNAPAKEKSTEYFKGVWSELKKVHWPDRKQLLTYTGVVLVAVAIVSVMLWIVDSGLSIVITKILG is encoded by the coding sequence ATGGGCGCAGTTAAGAAGCAAACGAATGCTCCTGCAAAAGAAAAGTCGACAGAGTACTTTAAAGGAGTATGGAGTGAACTTAAAAAAGTACACTGGCCGGACCGCAAACAGCTATTGACTTATACAGGAGTGGTTCTCGTCGCTGTGGCTATTGTATCTGTCATGCTGTGGATTGTCGACAGCGGATTAAGCATTGTAATCACCAAGATTCTCGGATAG
- the rpmG gene encoding 50S ribosomal protein L33 — MRVGITLACTECKNRNYASIKNKKNNPDRLEVKKYCKFCKSHTAHKETK; from the coding sequence ATGCGTGTTGGCATTACTTTAGCTTGTACCGAGTGCAAAAACCGGAATTATGCTTCCATAAAAAATAAGAAAAATAACCCGGATCGTTTGGAAGTTAAAAAGTATTGTAAGTTTTGCAAGTCCCACACAGCTCACAAAGAAACTAAGTAA
- the sigH gene encoding RNA polymerase sporulation sigma factor SigH translates to MTLNAQLEALEECDTNEVIVDEEVVELAKNGDAEAQEYLINKYKNFVRAKARSYFLIGADREDIIQEGMIGLYKAIRDFRGDKLSSFRAFAELCITRQIITAIKTATRQKHIPLNSYVSLNKPIYDEDSDRTLLDVISGTRITDPEELIISQEEFDDIEEKMGEILSSLEWKVLMAYLEGKSYQEIAVDLHRHVKSIDNALQRVKRKLERYLERRDG, encoded by the coding sequence TTGACACTTAACGCCCAACTTGAAGCGTTGGAAGAGTGCGACACGAATGAAGTCATAGTGGATGAAGAAGTGGTAGAGCTGGCCAAAAACGGTGATGCCGAAGCACAGGAATACTTAATTAATAAGTATAAGAACTTTGTCAGAGCAAAAGCAAGATCATACTTCCTGATTGGAGCAGATCGTGAAGATATTATCCAAGAAGGCATGATTGGACTCTACAAAGCGATTCGAGATTTCCGTGGTGATAAGCTCTCCTCGTTCCGAGCCTTTGCTGAGCTGTGTATTACAAGGCAGATTATTACCGCCATTAAGACGGCTACCCGGCAAAAGCATATTCCTTTGAATTCCTACGTGTCCTTAAATAAACCTATCTATGACGAAGATTCGGATAGAACCTTATTGGATGTGATTTCCGGTACCAGAATAACCGACCCTGAGGAATTGATCATCAGTCAGGAAGAGTTCGATGATATCGAGGAAAAGATGGGTGAGATCTTGAGTTCCTTGGAGTGGAAAGTCCTGATGGCTTACCTTGAAGGAAAATCCTATCAAGAGATTGCTGTAGACCTACATAGACATGTGAAATCCATTGATAATGCTCTTCAAAGAGTAAAAAGGAAGCTTGAGCGTTACTTAGAACGTCGTGATGGATAA
- the rlmB gene encoding 23S rRNA (guanosine(2251)-2'-O)-methyltransferase RlmB, with protein MTDEIVYGRNAVWELLQSGKPVNKLLLQGEGTAGRFQDIVSHARAQKIPFQFVDKAALDRLTEKAKHQGILAYVAPREYADVDDILALAGEKGEDPFILVLDEVEDPHNLGALIRTADAAGVHGVIIPKRRSVSLTATVAKTSAGAVEHVLVARVGNLVQTLKDLQKAGCWVSGAEAEGTEVYRSDLTGARVIVIGSEGKGLSRLVKETCDEIVSLPMKGRINSLNASVAGSILMYEVLRQRDGRN; from the coding sequence ATGACAGATGAAATCGTATATGGACGCAACGCTGTTTGGGAACTTCTCCAATCGGGCAAACCCGTCAATAAGCTCCTCCTGCAAGGGGAAGGCACGGCCGGCCGCTTCCAGGACATAGTCAGCCATGCCCGGGCTCAGAAGATTCCCTTTCAATTCGTGGATAAAGCGGCTCTGGATCGTTTAACCGAAAAAGCCAAGCATCAAGGAATCCTGGCCTACGTCGCCCCCCGGGAATATGCCGATGTGGACGATATCCTCGCTTTGGCCGGAGAGAAAGGGGAAGATCCTTTTATCCTTGTTCTGGACGAAGTGGAAGATCCCCATAATCTGGGTGCCCTTATTCGGACAGCCGATGCTGCGGGAGTCCACGGGGTAATTATCCCCAAGCGGCGCAGTGTATCTCTGACCGCCACAGTAGCGAAGACCTCAGCTGGTGCCGTAGAGCATGTCCTGGTAGCCCGGGTAGGGAATCTGGTTCAGACCCTGAAGGACCTCCAAAAGGCAGGGTGCTGGGTCTCCGGGGCTGAAGCAGAGGGAACGGAAGTCTACCGCTCCGACCTCACAGGGGCGCGGGTCATCGTCATCGGAAGTGAAGGGAAGGGATTGAGCCGGCTGGTCAAGGAGACCTGTGATGAGATCGTCAGTCTGCCTATGAAGGGACGGATCAATTCATTAAATGCCAGTGTGGCGGGTTCCATTCTCATGTACGAGGTTCTTCGTCAGCGGGACGGCAGGAATTAG